One region of Chitinophaga varians genomic DNA includes:
- a CDS encoding leucine-rich repeat domain-containing protein, with product MEHRQMYAEPGITELNDLKEAKDCPHPKVRFVLHSKRLKKMPDVKEAAHIPHVQFDLGYNEGLDHANAIEQLAALPNLKGLGMTKTKMGKLPDSIGALTGLEALEITGNQLKELPDGIQALKELRILNLRTNRFTTFPKNLAGMPKLEELNLRFNEIKTLPKEIAAFPALQILDLSSNSIAVLPPAIKELSRLKELHIKYNKLTLLPDELGELQELEVVALNGNKGLDFDQAFRVLANCKKLKRLRLKGCGLKSLPGSITLLEGLESIDLNDNYFEEVPEILLQLKKLREINTHYALPVPFFINMIKDNPACTTFSTSNLQPYIVNGKETLPDDITQLRHVTMMRLYDLDVLPASLSQMSWIRTLDIAGGTFQDCPDLAGLTGLEALFLQSETLRQLPEWVYRLTGLRKLTLPESVSGVDFAGIAQLPRLEELGVPHITEEDTRLLKQCPCLRLLGLPHGTTQLPDAFFELPAIETFNFDHYQTIDPNDIVPQLKRLPGLRLVDFGTRAQSFDWYIACLKGLPALKEAICYVDSMELPESLLELSHLDRLHLRFTRDALYGRNWEEKKPVVPLALGRAKGGHIALEDKGPLKPYRAAFAQMASMEITNGHQREIAFGLLSHQYDALHVLLPYPFDAAGNIPDAKVYVTGTPTLGDKKSLAKLLQNRGAVIVKEITAATHLFLGQNVPEDAVNGLFRQDHQYILEDHLKAQEIRDDTPFLMTEENGELTEQITRLLADQHSNNMELVLQMIEGGGAGKVLLSYLAAIHLFHQDLAIRKQSRTLFRKYASATLQHHLKSSWQARFKDRPEDDCRVLYVHPELDACAFVLAFQMVRRQEAKGYRVNSLVLRDMPASDISDVLAHFQHVRSVNLDLSETTDLPRLVDYLRQLPLNELSVRITTDEIPASLFTLPVELRVGRKHDRELAIPDLTGIEVRLKKLWMAYVPLKHTERLAACRDLQHLSLEFCEIPDMTFVTAMTKLVTAELQGNRFTQVPAALDGLQQLEKLRLDYNPFPPDCFDFKQLKKLEDLKLPNP from the coding sequence ATGGAACACAGACAGATGTACGCCGAGCCCGGTATTACAGAACTGAACGATTTAAAAGAAGCCAAAGATTGCCCGCATCCCAAAGTGAGATTTGTACTGCATAGCAAGCGTCTGAAGAAAATGCCTGATGTGAAAGAAGCTGCACATATACCTCATGTGCAGTTCGATCTGGGATATAACGAAGGGCTCGATCATGCCAATGCCATAGAGCAACTGGCGGCACTGCCCAATCTCAAAGGCCTTGGCATGACGAAAACCAAAATGGGCAAGCTGCCAGACAGCATCGGCGCGTTAACCGGATTGGAAGCGCTGGAAATCACGGGCAACCAGCTAAAAGAACTGCCGGACGGCATTCAGGCACTGAAAGAACTGCGTATCCTCAACCTGCGGACCAACCGGTTTACCACCTTCCCTAAAAACCTGGCCGGCATGCCGAAACTGGAAGAACTGAACCTGCGCTTCAATGAAATTAAAACCCTGCCGAAAGAAATTGCTGCATTCCCGGCTTTACAGATATTAGACCTCTCTTCCAACAGTATTGCTGTTTTGCCTCCGGCGATCAAAGAGCTGTCGCGACTGAAAGAGCTGCATATAAAATATAATAAGCTCACCCTGCTGCCCGATGAGCTGGGCGAACTACAGGAACTGGAAGTAGTGGCGCTCAACGGTAATAAAGGACTCGACTTTGACCAGGCCTTCCGTGTGCTGGCCAATTGTAAAAAGCTGAAACGTTTGCGGTTAAAGGGCTGTGGCCTGAAGTCCCTGCCGGGGTCCATTACCCTCCTCGAAGGCCTGGAATCTATTGATTTGAATGATAACTATTTTGAGGAAGTGCCGGAGATTTTGCTACAGCTAAAAAAGCTGCGGGAAATTAACACCCACTACGCGTTGCCTGTGCCCTTCTTCATCAACATGATAAAAGACAATCCGGCATGTACCACTTTTAGTACCAGCAACCTGCAACCGTATATCGTCAATGGAAAGGAAACGTTGCCGGATGATATTACGCAGCTGCGGCATGTGACCATGATGCGCCTTTACGACCTCGATGTGTTGCCGGCATCGCTGTCACAAATGTCCTGGATAAGAACTTTAGACATTGCCGGAGGTACCTTTCAGGACTGTCCGGACCTTGCCGGGCTGACAGGGCTGGAGGCGCTTTTCCTGCAAAGTGAAACATTACGCCAACTGCCCGAATGGGTGTACCGGTTGACAGGCCTGCGCAAGCTGACGTTGCCGGAATCCGTTTCAGGAGTAGACTTCGCGGGGATCGCACAGCTGCCGCGGCTCGAAGAATTAGGAGTGCCACATATAACGGAAGAGGATACACGATTGTTAAAGCAGTGTCCTTGTCTTCGCTTGCTGGGATTGCCCCACGGAACAACACAGCTTCCGGACGCGTTTTTTGAGCTGCCCGCCATAGAAACATTCAATTTTGATCACTACCAGACCATTGATCCAAACGATATCGTGCCACAGTTGAAACGCCTGCCAGGCTTGAGGTTAGTCGATTTCGGCACAAGAGCGCAGTCATTTGATTGGTATATAGCATGCCTGAAAGGCCTGCCGGCACTAAAGGAAGCTATTTGTTACGTTGATTCCATGGAGTTACCGGAATCATTATTGGAGCTGTCTCACCTGGACAGGCTTCACCTCCGTTTCACACGCGATGCGCTTTATGGCCGCAACTGGGAGGAGAAAAAGCCTGTGGTCCCGCTGGCGCTGGGCCGTGCCAAAGGAGGCCACATCGCCCTGGAAGATAAAGGCCCGCTGAAGCCCTACCGTGCAGCGTTTGCGCAGATGGCTTCTATGGAAATAACAAATGGACATCAGCGGGAAATAGCTTTCGGATTACTGTCGCACCAATATGATGCATTGCATGTGTTGTTGCCTTATCCCTTCGATGCAGCCGGCAATATACCGGATGCTAAAGTATATGTAACAGGTACGCCTACCCTGGGAGATAAAAAATCACTGGCAAAGCTGCTGCAAAACCGTGGCGCTGTTATCGTGAAAGAAATAACAGCGGCCACGCACTTGTTCCTGGGGCAAAATGTCCCGGAAGATGCTGTCAACGGACTTTTCCGGCAAGACCATCAGTATATTCTGGAAGACCATCTCAAGGCACAGGAAATAAGAGATGACACTCCTTTCCTGATGACGGAGGAAAACGGCGAGCTAACGGAGCAGATTACACGTTTATTGGCAGATCAGCATAGCAACAATATGGAGCTGGTGCTGCAAATGATTGAAGGTGGCGGCGCCGGTAAGGTGTTGCTCAGTTACCTGGCGGCTATTCATCTGTTTCATCAGGACCTGGCCATCCGTAAACAATCCAGAACGTTGTTCCGCAAATATGCATCGGCTACTTTGCAGCATCATCTTAAATCCTCCTGGCAGGCCCGGTTCAAAGACAGGCCGGAAGATGATTGCCGGGTGCTGTACGTTCACCCCGAACTGGATGCCTGCGCTTTTGTACTGGCTTTTCAGATGGTGAGAAGACAAGAAGCTAAAGGTTACCGGGTGAACAGCCTGGTGCTGCGGGACATGCCTGCCAGCGATATTTCTGATGTGCTGGCCCATTTTCAGCATGTCAGATCAGTGAATCTTGACCTGAGTGAAACGACTGACCTGCCGCGATTGGTGGATTACCTGCGGCAACTGCCGCTGAATGAGCTGTCTGTCAGAATTACAACAGATGAAATACCGGCATCTCTTTTTACCCTGCCGGTGGAGTTGCGTGTTGGGCGTAAACATGACAGGGAGCTGGCAATCCCCGACCTGACAGGCATAGAAGTGCGCCTGAAAAAACTCTGGATGGCCTATGTGCCGCTGAAACATACGGAAAGACTTGCTGCCTGCCGCGACCTGCAGCATCTGAGCCTGGAGTTCTGCGAAATTCCTGACATGACGTTTGTTACGGCGATGACTAAACTGGTCACTGCCGAGCTGCAAGGTAACCGGTTCACACAGGTGCCTGCGGCCCTGGACGGGCTGCAGCAGCTGGAAAAACTACGGTTGGATTATAACCCGTTCCCACCGGATTGTTTTGATTTTAAGCAGTTGAAAAAACTGGAAGACCTGAAATTGCCCAATCCGTAA
- a CDS encoding M48 family metallopeptidase, with amino-acid sequence MFVFTRCSIVCAITLALASTASAQFKLNSKTIGAGVKAAKAVTLSDDEVIKYTKEYIQWMDEHNPVAPADDPLAQRLAKLTANAANYEGMNLNFKVYLVRDINAFACADGSVRVCAGLMKVMTDDEVMGVIGHEIGHVKNKDSKDAFKTALMTSALKDGVSSQGGAAGALSDSQLGDLGEAVANSAYSRGQESQADNYGYDFLKANKLNPWGMSTAFEKLWKASQEANNGEKKKKGAQLFSSHPDTEKRMVTMAEKATKDGYKKP; translated from the coding sequence ATGTTTGTTTTTACTCGCTGTAGCATTGTTTGTGCTATTACCCTTGCTTTGGCTTCTACTGCCAGCGCCCAGTTCAAACTCAATTCCAAAACCATTGGTGCAGGTGTGAAAGCTGCGAAAGCTGTTACCCTGAGTGATGATGAAGTCATCAAATACACCAAAGAGTACATCCAGTGGATGGACGAGCATAACCCGGTAGCTCCTGCTGATGATCCGCTGGCCCAACGGCTGGCTAAACTGACAGCCAATGCTGCTAATTATGAAGGCATGAACCTGAACTTCAAAGTGTACCTGGTAAGGGACATCAACGCCTTTGCCTGTGCGGACGGGAGTGTGCGCGTATGCGCCGGCCTGATGAAGGTAATGACAGATGATGAAGTGATGGGTGTGATCGGTCACGAGATCGGGCATGTAAAGAACAAAGATTCCAAAGACGCCTTTAAAACGGCGCTGATGACTTCCGCCCTGAAAGACGGTGTGTCTTCACAAGGTGGTGCTGCCGGAGCCCTGAGCGATTCCCAGCTGGGTGACCTGGGCGAGGCGGTCGCTAATTCGGCCTACTCCCGTGGCCAGGAAAGCCAGGCCGATAACTATGGATATGATTTCCTGAAAGCGAATAAACTGAATCCATGGGGTATGTCCACTGCCTTTGAAAAACTGTGGAAAGCATCCCAGGAAGCTAATAACGGCGAAAAGAAAAAGAAAGGCGCCCAGCTGTTCTCTTCTCACCCCGACACCGAGAAAAGAATGGTGACCATGGCTGAAAAAGCCACAAAAGACGGTTATAAGAAACCGTAA
- a CDS encoding DUF5710 domain-containing protein, whose protein sequence is MSLLLNVPAAEETEAKSKGALWDANLQTWYLPDINYDHIMEVDKWITDRDTAIILSDEVIIAHAQHTCPHCRNTTPVIAIGSDFFYEKDMNERDELVWFELDFFTLFQQTSVISAHLFNFFRDNYPLYKQGPAKSADGFYWCNHCEHCGKDIDDATLFAEPGSVFNPDNATAATAITLRTFPFKYAPHIDADYNMNENVRLINEFAGRT, encoded by the coding sequence ATGTCATTACTACTGAATGTTCCTGCTGCGGAAGAAACCGAAGCCAAGTCAAAAGGGGCTTTGTGGGACGCCAACCTGCAAACCTGGTACCTGCCGGATATCAACTATGATCATATCATGGAGGTAGACAAATGGATTACTGACCGGGACACCGCCATCATCCTGTCTGACGAAGTGATTATTGCCCATGCGCAGCATACCTGTCCGCATTGCCGGAACACCACACCCGTCATCGCTATTGGCAGCGATTTCTTTTATGAAAAAGACATGAACGAGCGGGACGAACTGGTATGGTTTGAACTGGATTTTTTCACGCTGTTTCAACAAACATCCGTTATCTCAGCCCATCTGTTCAATTTCTTCAGGGACAACTACCCGCTTTACAAACAGGGCCCGGCCAAAAGCGCAGATGGTTTCTATTGGTGCAACCATTGTGAACATTGCGGTAAAGACATTGACGATGCCACGCTTTTTGCCGAACCAGGCAGCGTCTTCAACCCGGACAATGCCACAGCCGCCACCGCCATTACCCTGCGTACCTTTCCGTTTAAATACGCGCCACACATAGACGCTGATTACAATATGAATGAGAATGTGCGGTTGATCAATGAATTTGCAGGCAGAACATAG
- a CDS encoding VOC family protein, producing the protein MKQTIVILFFAIMGISTSIQAQTKKYPSLNHIAIYVVSLERATAFYRDVIGLEVMDEPFKDGRHSWFKVGDHSQLHIISGAAKAEVHPKDTHLCFSVPSMKDFIAVLAQHHVTYEDWPGKPNTINKRVDGVQQIYFRDPDGYWIEINDDKY; encoded by the coding sequence ATGAAACAGACGATAGTTATTCTTTTCTTTGCCATCATGGGAATTTCCACGAGCATACAAGCACAGACCAAAAAATACCCGTCGCTGAACCATATCGCGATTTATGTTGTCAGCCTGGAGCGCGCCACTGCTTTTTACCGGGACGTTATCGGCCTCGAAGTAATGGACGAACCTTTTAAAGACGGCCGCCATAGCTGGTTCAAGGTTGGGGACCATAGTCAGCTGCACATCATCTCCGGGGCCGCCAAAGCGGAAGTACACCCCAAAGACACCCATCTTTGCTTCAGCGTTCCCTCCATGAAGGATTTTATCGCCGTGCTGGCACAGCACCACGTCACCTACGAGGATTGGCCAGGCAAACCCAATACGATCAACAAAAGAGTGGACGGCGTACAGCAGATCTATTTCCGCGACCCCGACGGCTACTGGATCGAGATCAACGACGATAAATACTAA